A region from the Variovorax paradoxus genome encodes:
- a CDS encoding LysR family transcriptional regulator, giving the protein MRDLDLTTLRLFVSVCETRSIARAGEQASIVGSAISKRLAQLEDTVGTPLLLRKRRGVVPTPAGETLLEHARAMLSSAHRIERDMAAYAGGARGHVRILASASVMAESLAEDVADFLKNPAHRDIRVDMEERVSPEIVRGIREGSASIGLCWDAADLDGLERRSYRTDHLAIVAHPSHPVARHGDVRFEQVLDHEFVGMPALSAVQLMLAREAAVAGKPLVYRVLVSNFDAALRVVRAGLAISVVPAEVAQPFTDTYGLRLMPLTDAWARRRFAICFRGEATLSLAAQLLVAHLERCATDRPAAA; this is encoded by the coding sequence ATGAGAGACCTCGACCTGACCACGCTGCGGCTTTTCGTTTCCGTCTGCGAAACCCGCAGCATCGCGCGCGCCGGGGAACAGGCCAGCATCGTCGGCTCGGCCATCAGCAAGCGGCTGGCCCAGCTCGAGGACACCGTGGGCACGCCGCTGCTGCTGCGCAAGCGCCGCGGCGTGGTGCCCACGCCGGCCGGCGAGACGCTGCTCGAACACGCGCGCGCGATGCTCAGCAGCGCCCACCGCATCGAGCGCGACATGGCCGCCTACGCGGGCGGCGCGCGCGGGCATGTGCGCATCCTCGCGTCGGCCTCCGTCATGGCCGAATCGCTGGCCGAGGACGTGGCCGATTTCCTGAAGAATCCCGCGCACCGCGATATCCGGGTCGACATGGAAGAGCGTGTCAGCCCCGAGATCGTGCGCGGCATCCGCGAGGGCAGCGCCTCCATCGGCCTGTGCTGGGATGCCGCCGACCTCGACGGGCTGGAGCGGCGCAGCTACCGCACCGATCACCTGGCCATCGTGGCGCACCCGTCGCACCCGGTGGCGCGCCATGGCGACGTGCGATTCGAACAGGTGCTCGACCACGAGTTCGTCGGCATGCCCGCATTGAGCGCCGTCCAGCTGATGCTCGCCCGGGAAGCGGCGGTGGCGGGCAAGCCGCTGGTGTACCGCGTGCTGGTGAGCAACTTCGACGCCGCCCTGCGCGTGGTGCGCGCCGGGCTCGCGATCAGCGTGGTGCCGGCCGAAGTGGCGCAGCCCTTCACCGACACCTACGGCCTCCGGCTGATGCCGCTCACCGATGCCTGGGCGCGCCGGCGCTTCGCGATCTGCTTTCGCGGCGAGGCAACGCTGTCGCTGGCGGCGCAGCTGCTGGTGGCGCACCTCGAACGGTGCGCGACGGACCGCCCAGCTGCCGCGTGA
- a CDS encoding DsbA family protein encodes MCGWCYAAAPLVDAARSVPGLQVEFHGGGMMTGANRRAITPQWRDYVMPHDRRIAELTGQPFGEAYFEGLLRDTGAVMDSEPPTTAALAAEALRAGGGLDMIHRLQRAHYVEGRRVADAEVLGAVAIELGFDAEAFGSAFARLSGEATSEHIAASRQLLQRAGGQGFPTFVLAQAGGTASRIDIGPWLGRADEWKAQLTALIAPPQPATARDAAPAACGPDGCAI; translated from the coding sequence ATGTGCGGCTGGTGCTATGCCGCCGCACCGCTGGTCGATGCGGCGCGCAGCGTGCCGGGCCTGCAGGTCGAGTTCCACGGCGGCGGCATGATGACCGGCGCCAACCGCCGCGCGATCACGCCGCAGTGGCGCGACTACGTGATGCCGCACGACCGGCGCATCGCCGAACTCACCGGCCAGCCCTTCGGGGAGGCGTACTTCGAGGGCCTGCTGCGCGACACCGGTGCCGTGATGGACTCCGAGCCGCCGACCACCGCGGCGCTCGCGGCCGAGGCGCTGCGCGCCGGTGGCGGCCTCGACATGATCCATCGGCTGCAGCGCGCGCACTATGTCGAAGGCCGGCGCGTTGCCGATGCGGAGGTGCTCGGTGCCGTGGCCATCGAACTCGGTTTCGATGCCGAAGCCTTCGGATCGGCATTCGCGCGCCTGTCCGGCGAGGCGACCTCGGAGCACATTGCCGCGAGCCGGCAGTTGCTGCAGCGCGCGGGCGGCCAGGGCTTTCCGACCTTCGTGCTGGCGCAGGCCGGCGGCACTGCGAGCCGCATCGACATCGGCCCCTGGCTCGGACGTGCCGACGAGTGGAAGGCGCAGCTCACCGCGCTCATCGCGCCGCCGCAGCCCGCGACGGCGAGGGACGCCGCCCCCGCCGCGTGCGGCCCGGACGGCTGCGCAATCTAG
- a CDS encoding tannase/feruloyl esterase family alpha/beta hydrolase, whose product MAFPKTMSCGGAMLAAAALLAACGTTGPKNLSLGANPAAVCTALAGVPIAPAAIGLPSGAATIDSATLVPASALAVAERGPSPAARITPATPAHCRLLGRIAPLDAKAPPILFQVNLPLAWNGRSVQYGGGGFNGTLITGLALVPAARFDQPTPLAQGYVTYGTDSGHQNVAGQPPQAFALNDEALANFAHASYKKVRDVAVALMQRAYGQAPQKLYFMGSSEGGREALTMAQRYPQDFDGIFSRVPVINWTGLQHAGTRNGIATFGEGWLRPAQVQLVHNAVLASCDAADGAADRIVSNPVACLQRFDPASLRCAAGTSGDNCLNDAQVQAVRTLRSPWRSPVPLAHGVTEYPGWGIGGEATPAFASMGGWNAWWTGTAAPTVPPQPSNGIAWFYGSGALQYFYARNPSIDVRNYRAEDFAARIATVSQLMDSTNPDLSAFNARGGKLLMLEHMADYAQSPFAGIRYYESVVARMGRGNVDRFMRLYTAPGVDHVGSGAPANVDMLGALADWVERGRAPGALQLAEQEVQPPFRVVRARPLCEWPLWPRHVSGDASQAGSFQCTSP is encoded by the coding sequence ATGGCGTTCCCGAAAACCATGTCTTGCGGGGGCGCCATGTTGGCGGCCGCTGCATTGCTCGCCGCTTGCGGCACCACCGGCCCGAAGAACCTGAGCCTCGGCGCCAATCCTGCGGCGGTCTGTACGGCGCTTGCTGGCGTGCCGATCGCACCCGCAGCCATCGGCCTGCCGAGCGGCGCGGCGACGATCGATTCCGCGACCCTCGTGCCCGCGTCGGCACTCGCGGTGGCCGAGCGTGGTCCCAGTCCTGCGGCACGCATCACGCCGGCCACGCCCGCGCATTGCCGGCTGCTGGGCCGCATCGCGCCGCTCGATGCCAAGGCGCCACCGATCCTGTTCCAGGTCAACCTGCCGCTCGCATGGAATGGGCGCAGCGTGCAGTACGGCGGCGGCGGTTTCAACGGCACGCTGATCACCGGCCTCGCGCTGGTGCCGGCCGCGCGCTTCGACCAGCCCACGCCGCTGGCGCAGGGCTACGTGACCTACGGCACCGACTCGGGCCACCAGAACGTCGCGGGCCAGCCGCCGCAGGCCTTTGCGCTCAACGACGAGGCACTGGCCAACTTCGCCCATGCCTCCTACAAGAAGGTGCGCGACGTGGCGGTGGCGCTGATGCAGCGCGCCTACGGGCAGGCGCCGCAAAAGCTCTACTTCATGGGCAGCTCCGAAGGCGGGCGCGAGGCATTGACGATGGCGCAGCGCTATCCGCAAGACTTCGACGGTATCTTCAGCCGCGTGCCGGTCATCAACTGGACCGGGCTTCAGCACGCCGGCACGCGCAACGGCATTGCCACCTTCGGCGAAGGGTGGCTGCGGCCCGCGCAGGTGCAGCTGGTGCACAACGCCGTGCTTGCATCGTGCGACGCCGCGGATGGCGCGGCGGATCGCATCGTGTCGAACCCGGTGGCATGCCTGCAGCGCTTCGATCCGGCGAGCCTGCGCTGCGCCGCGGGAACGAGCGGCGACAACTGCCTCAACGATGCACAGGTGCAGGCGGTGCGCACGCTGCGTTCGCCATGGCGCTCGCCCGTGCCGCTGGCCCATGGCGTCACCGAATACCCGGGCTGGGGCATCGGCGGAGAAGCGACGCCGGCCTTCGCGTCGATGGGAGGCTGGAACGCGTGGTGGACCGGCACTGCCGCACCGACCGTGCCGCCGCAGCCAAGCAACGGCATCGCATGGTTCTACGGCAGCGGGGCGCTGCAGTATTTCTATGCGCGCAATCCGTCGATCGACGTGCGCAACTACCGTGCCGAAGACTTTGCGGCGCGCATCGCCACCGTGTCGCAGCTGATGGACTCGACCAACCCCGACCTGAGCGCCTTCAACGCGCGCGGCGGCAAGCTGCTGATGCTGGAGCACATGGCCGACTACGCGCAGAGCCCGTTTGCAGGCATCCGCTATTACGAATCGGTCGTCGCACGCATGGGCCGCGGCAACGTGGACCGCTTCATGCGCCTCTACACCGCGCCCGGCGTCGACCATGTGGGCAGCGGGGCGCCGGCCAATGTCGACATGCTCGGCGCGCTGGCCGATTGGGTCGAGCGCGGCCGTGCGCCGGGCGCACTGCAACTGGCCGAGCAGGAAGTGCAGCCGCCGTTCAGGGTCGTGCGTGCGCGCCCGCTGTGCGAGTGGCCGCTGTGGCCGCGCCATGTAAGCGGCGACGCTTCGCAGGCGGGCAGCTTCCAGTGCACCAGCCCCTAG
- a CDS encoding ABC transporter ATP-binding protein yields the protein MSELLRIENLSAGYGEAVVLHDVAFALGEGQTLALLGRNGTGKTTLINTLAGATRQHGGTIALGGQALHKLAPHQRAAAGIGWVPQERNIFKSLTVHENLAAVERPGKWNPQRVYEMFPRLAERKTNLGTQLSGGEQQMLAVGRALVLNPKLLLLDEPLEGLAPIIVEELLRAIRRITQDEGLAAIIVEQHPQAILAISDHAVVLDHGTIVHANSAAALRGQPQVLERLLGVAR from the coding sequence ATGTCTGAGCTGCTGCGCATCGAGAACCTGAGCGCCGGCTACGGCGAGGCCGTGGTGCTGCACGACGTGGCGTTCGCGCTCGGCGAAGGCCAGACGCTGGCGCTGCTGGGCCGCAACGGCACCGGCAAGACCACGCTGATCAACACGCTCGCGGGTGCCACGCGGCAGCATGGCGGAACCATCGCGCTCGGCGGCCAGGCCCTGCACAAGCTCGCGCCGCACCAGCGCGCCGCGGCCGGCATCGGCTGGGTGCCGCAGGAGCGCAACATCTTCAAGTCGCTCACGGTGCACGAGAACCTCGCGGCGGTGGAGCGACCCGGAAAATGGAACCCGCAGCGCGTCTACGAGATGTTCCCGCGCCTGGCCGAGCGCAAGACCAACCTCGGCACGCAGCTCTCGGGCGGCGAGCAGCAGATGCTGGCGGTGGGCCGCGCGCTGGTGCTGAACCCCAAGCTGCTGCTGCTCGACGAACCGCTCGAAGGCCTCGCGCCGATCATCGTGGAAGAGCTGCTGCGCGCCATCCGCCGCATCACGCAGGACGAAGGGTTGGCCGCCATCATCGTGGAACAGCATCCGCAGGCGATCCTTGCGATCTCCGACCATGCGGTGGTGCTCGATCACGGCACCATCGTCCATGCCAACAGCGCGGCGGCATTGCGCGGGCAGCCGCAGGTGCTCGAACGCTTGTTGGGCGTGGCGCGCTGA
- a CDS encoding ABC transporter ATP-binding protein, with the protein MTETVLSTHGLVMRFGGITATNNVTMELKRGARHALIGPNGAGKTTLINQLTGVLTPSEGRITLLGEDITKLAPHKRVARGLVRTFQINQLFDSMTPLETLALVVSQHQGIASQWWRPLGASKAVTERAAQLLEQFHLSDVAQQQTKFMAYGKRRLLEIAIALACEPRVLLLDEPVAGVPAGEREELLQTVAALPADVSVLLIEHDMDLVFSFADRMTVLVNGTLLTEGDPETIANDPKVKEVYLGHGEAVHV; encoded by the coding sequence ATGACCGAAACCGTGCTTTCGACCCACGGGCTCGTGATGCGCTTCGGCGGCATCACGGCCACCAACAACGTCACGATGGAATTGAAGCGTGGCGCGCGCCACGCGTTGATCGGCCCGAACGGGGCCGGCAAGACCACGCTGATCAATCAGCTGACGGGCGTGCTCACGCCGTCCGAAGGCCGCATCACGCTGTTGGGCGAAGACATCACGAAGCTCGCCCCGCACAAGCGCGTGGCGCGTGGGCTGGTGCGGACCTTCCAGATCAACCAGCTGTTCGACTCGATGACGCCGCTCGAAACGCTGGCGCTCGTGGTCTCGCAGCACCAGGGCATCGCGTCGCAATGGTGGCGTCCGCTGGGTGCCAGCAAGGCCGTGACGGAGCGCGCGGCGCAGCTGCTGGAGCAGTTCCACCTGAGCGACGTGGCGCAGCAGCAGACGAAGTTCATGGCCTACGGCAAGCGCCGCTTGCTGGAGATTGCAATCGCACTGGCCTGCGAGCCACGCGTGCTGCTGCTCGACGAGCCCGTGGCGGGCGTGCCCGCCGGCGAGCGCGAGGAGCTGCTGCAGACCGTGGCCGCATTGCCGGCCGATGTGTCGGTGCTCTTGATCGAGCACGACATGGACCTGGTGTTCAGCTTTGCCGACCGCATGACGGTGCTGGTCAACGGCACCTTGCTGACCGAGGGCGACCCGGAAACCATTGCCAACGATCCGAAGGTGAAAGAGGTCTATCTGGGCCATGGAGAAGCCGTTCATGTCTGA